A genomic window from Streptococcus sanguinis includes:
- the hisB gene encoding imidazoleglycerol-phosphate dehydratase HisB — MRQAEIKRKTQETDIELAVNLDQQEPVAIETGVGFFDHMLTLFARHSRIALTVKAEGDLWVDSHHTVEDVGIVLGQALRQALGDKAGINRYGTSFVPMDETLGLASLDLSGRSYLVFEADFDNPKLGNFDTELVEEFFQALAFNLQMNLHLKILHGKNSHHKAESLFKATGRALREAITINPEIHGVNSTKGLL; from the coding sequence ATGAGACAAGCTGAAATCAAGCGTAAAACACAGGAGACCGATATTGAGCTGGCTGTCAATCTCGACCAACAGGAGCCAGTAGCCATCGAGACCGGTGTCGGATTCTTTGACCATATGCTGACCCTTTTTGCCCGCCACAGTCGGATTGCTCTGACGGTCAAGGCTGAAGGCGATCTTTGGGTGGACAGCCACCATACGGTTGAGGATGTAGGCATCGTGCTGGGGCAGGCTCTGCGTCAGGCATTGGGAGACAAGGCTGGTATCAACCGCTACGGCACTAGCTTTGTGCCTATGGACGAAACGCTGGGGTTGGCCAGTCTGGATCTATCCGGTCGCTCCTATCTGGTCTTTGAGGCTGATTTTGACAATCCCAAACTTGGGAATTTTGATACTGAGCTGGTAGAGGAATTTTTCCAAGCCCTAGCCTTTAATCTGCAGATGAATCTGCACCTGAAAATCCTTCATGGCAAGAACAGTCACCACAAGGCGGAAAGCCTCTTTAAAGCGACTGGACGAGCTCTACGGGAGGCTATTACGATCAATCCAGAGATTCATGGAGTCAACTCCACCAAGGGCTTACTCTAG
- the hisH gene encoding imidazole glycerol phosphate synthase subunit HisH has protein sequence MMIVIDYDAGNTANVLRALAQVGVEARLSADPQEILAADGLILPGVGAFPTAMQELERRGLVSVIQQAVADGKPLLGICLGMQLLLESGLENGQSSGLGLIPGVCRRIPDQAGLPVPHMGWNDLKIQQPSALTAGLDGQSVYFVHSYYTDVPEEYLDVTADYRLPIPAMIHRGSIFGCQFHPEKSGAVGLGILEKFKEYVYENTARY, from the coding sequence ATGATGATTGTTATTGATTATGACGCAGGAAATACAGCTAATGTTCTCCGTGCTCTGGCTCAGGTCGGAGTAGAAGCGCGCCTGTCAGCTGATCCGCAGGAAATTCTAGCTGCCGATGGTTTGATTTTACCAGGTGTCGGTGCTTTTCCTACTGCCATGCAGGAGTTGGAAAGGCGAGGGCTGGTTTCCGTTATCCAGCAGGCTGTGGCTGATGGCAAGCCTCTCTTGGGCATTTGCTTAGGTATGCAGCTCCTGCTGGAGTCTGGATTGGAGAATGGTCAAAGTTCTGGACTGGGCTTGATTCCTGGTGTTTGCCGCCGGATTCCGGACCAGGCTGGTCTGCCTGTGCCTCACATGGGCTGGAATGACTTAAAAATCCAGCAGCCATCTGCTTTGACAGCTGGTCTAGATGGCCAGTCAGTCTATTTTGTCCATAGCTACTATACAGATGTTCCGGAGGAGTACTTGGATGTGACGGCTGATTATAGGCTGCCTATCCCAGCCATGATTCACAGAGGATCGATTTTTGGCTGCCAGTTTCACCCAGAAAAGTCAGGTGCTGTCGGTCTCGGTATCCTAGAGAAGTTTAAGGAGTATGTCTATGAAAATACTGCCCGCTATTGA
- the hisA gene encoding 1-(5-phosphoribosyl)-5-[(5-phosphoribosylamino)methylideneamino]imidazole-4-carboxamide isomerase, with translation MSMKILPAIDIKDGQAVRLFKGDFSQKTVVNPDVLEQARLFKEAGVTMIHVVDLDGAIEGRAANRDLIAQIKAETGLAIQVGGGIRSLEQIEDYLAVGIDRVIIGSMAVKNPAFVEAALERFGSSKIVIGIDAKGGLVATEGWLETSNQDYISLALAMEKLGVRLFVYTDVDRDGTLTGPNIQHYQKLLAALKDAQVIASGGIQSAEDLKELKKLGLAGAIVGKAYYSGRVSLEQIKEAERG, from the coding sequence ATGTCTATGAAAATACTGCCCGCTATTGATATCAAAGACGGCCAGGCCGTCCGCCTTTTTAAAGGGGATTTTAGTCAGAAGACGGTAGTCAATCCCGATGTTTTGGAGCAAGCTCGACTTTTCAAAGAAGCCGGGGTTACTATGATTCATGTGGTTGACTTGGACGGAGCCATAGAAGGTCGGGCAGCCAATCGAGATTTGATTGCCCAGATTAAAGCGGAAACTGGTTTAGCTATCCAAGTCGGGGGTGGCATCCGCAGTCTGGAGCAGATTGAAGATTATCTAGCGGTCGGCATTGACCGTGTCATTATTGGCTCTATGGCTGTTAAGAATCCTGCCTTTGTTGAGGCCGCGCTGGAGCGCTTTGGAAGCAGCAAAATCGTGATTGGCATTGATGCGAAAGGCGGGCTGGTTGCGACTGAGGGCTGGCTGGAAACCAGCAATCAGGACTATATCAGCCTAGCATTGGCAATGGAAAAACTCGGAGTTCGCCTCTTCGTCTATACAGATGTGGATCGAGACGGGACTCTGACTGGCCCTAATATCCAGCATTATCAAAAATTGCTGGCAGCGCTCAAGGATGCTCAAGTCATTGCCTCTGGCGGCATTCAGTCAGCAGAGGATTTGAAAGAGCTGAAAAAGCTGGGCTTGGCTGGTGCCATTGTGGGCAAGGCCTATTACAGTGGACGAGTTAGCCTAGAGCAGATCAAGGAAGCAGAAAGGGGCTAG
- the hisF gene encoding imidazole glycerol phosphate synthase subunit HisF, translated as MLKKRIIPCLDVKNGRVVKGINFVNLTDVGDPVDAAKAYYEAGCDELVFLDITATHEERDTTVEMVRRVAEQVFIPFTVGGGIRTVEDMKRMLQAGADKVAVNSSALANPQLLADCAEKFGSQCVVLAVDAKKEADGSWHVYLAGGRKDSGRDLLDWVQEAVDLGAGEILLTSMDKDGTKSGFDLPMLEAVSQVVSVPIIASGGAGSSQHILEVFEKTAATGALAASIFHYGQVSISDTKRAMQEAGLEVRI; from the coding sequence ATGCTAAAAAAACGAATCATTCCCTGTCTGGATGTCAAGAACGGCCGGGTGGTCAAGGGCATCAACTTTGTCAATCTGACTGATGTGGGCGATCCAGTTGATGCTGCCAAGGCCTACTATGAAGCTGGATGCGATGAGTTGGTCTTTCTGGACATCACCGCCACCCATGAGGAGCGGGATACGACGGTCGAGATGGTCCGACGCGTGGCAGAGCAGGTTTTCATTCCCTTTACCGTCGGGGGTGGCATTCGCACTGTTGAAGACATGAAGCGGATGCTCCAAGCTGGGGCTGATAAGGTTGCAGTTAATTCATCAGCACTGGCAAATCCTCAGCTTTTGGCTGACTGCGCTGAGAAATTCGGCAGTCAATGCGTGGTGCTGGCCGTGGATGCTAAGAAAGAAGCGGATGGCAGCTGGCATGTTTATCTGGCTGGTGGCCGTAAGGACAGCGGTCGCGACCTGTTAGACTGGGTCCAAGAAGCTGTCGATCTCGGAGCGGGGGAAATTCTTTTGACCAGTATGGACAAGGACGGAACCAAGTCCGGTTTTGACTTGCCGATGCTAGAAGCCGTTTCTCAAGTGGTTTCCGTTCCGATTATCGCCTCTGGTGGTGCTGGCTCTAGCCAGCATATCCTAGAAGTTTTTGAAAAGACTGCAGCGACGGGTGCCTTGGCAGCCTCGATTTTCCATTATGGTCAGGTTTCCATCTCAGATACCAAAAGAGCCATGCAGGAAGCTGGATTGGAGGTACGCATCTGA
- the hisI gene encoding phosphoribosyl-AMP cyclohydrolase, producing MTEVKLDFQKQGGLIPAIILDHTNKEVLMLAYLNEEAYQLTYTSGQMWYWSRSRQELWHKGATSGHYQTVKKITADCDLDTLLIEVDQLGAACHTGAKSCFFHKIWDEEDSKTD from the coding sequence ATGACAGAAGTAAAGTTAGATTTTCAAAAGCAAGGCGGTCTCATACCTGCCATTATCCTAGACCACACCAACAAAGAAGTACTCATGCTGGCCTATCTAAATGAAGAAGCCTACCAGCTGACCTACACTAGCGGCCAGATGTGGTACTGGAGCCGGTCACGTCAGGAGCTTTGGCATAAGGGGGCCACCAGCGGCCACTACCAGACTGTCAAAAAAATCACGGCTGACTGCGACCTAGATACCCTGCTGATCGAGGTAGATCAACTGGGAGCAGCCTGCCATACCGGTGCCAAATCCTGCTTTTTCCATAAAATCTGGGATGAAGAAGACAGCAAAACTGACTAA
- a CDS encoding LytTR family transcriptional regulator produces MATIVIKDGSTLRKLALSSIFYIQSHPQKPHFVLIVTGKRNYNLRASLTELAESYPKDLFRCNRQTLVNLAKVKGFDREHKTLFFEQSSLGELVCSRRSFASLIKHWSQEGGK; encoded by the coding sequence ATGGCTACAATCGTTATTAAAGACGGCAGCACTCTTCGGAAGTTGGCTCTTTCATCAATTTTCTATATCCAGTCCCATCCTCAAAAGCCGCATTTTGTCCTTATTGTGACCGGAAAAAGAAATTACAATCTCAGGGCTTCTCTGACTGAACTAGCAGAAAGCTATCCTAAAGATCTGTTTCGTTGCAATCGCCAAACTCTTGTTAATCTCGCTAAAGTTAAGGGTTTTGACAGGGAGCATAAAACCTTGTTCTTTGAGCAATCTAGCCTAGGAGAACTTGTCTGCTCTAGACGCAGTTTTGCCAGTCTTATTAAGCATTGGTCTCAGGAAGGAGGAAAATAA
- a CDS encoding response regulator transcription factor → MKIFVLEDDLKQQFYMESTILNILKKNGWQCQFLEIYSNPQKLLDAVRERGSHQIFFLDIEIKKETQKGLEVAGQIRKLDPYALIVFVTTHSEFMPLTFRYQVSAFDFIDKGQSEEAFIKQVEKDLAYLYERKDSFQAEETFLFENSKSEIQVPFNEIYFFETSDVPHRLILYTKKERIEFYGQLSEIVKQDKRLYRCHRSCVVNPANIAQIDKLENIAYFPNGASCYVSRLKMKGLRAALKAEGK, encoded by the coding sequence ATGAAAATCTTTGTGTTAGAAGATGATCTCAAGCAACAATTCTATATGGAGTCAACCATTCTGAATATTTTGAAAAAAAACGGCTGGCAATGTCAGTTTTTAGAAATCTACAGCAATCCCCAAAAGTTACTTGATGCTGTTCGGGAACGCGGAAGCCACCAGATTTTCTTTTTGGATATTGAGATAAAAAAAGAGACACAGAAGGGCTTGGAAGTAGCTGGTCAAATTCGTAAGTTAGATCCCTATGCTTTGATTGTTTTTGTAACAACTCACTCAGAGTTTATGCCTTTGACTTTTCGATATCAGGTATCAGCTTTTGATTTTATTGATAAAGGGCAGTCTGAAGAGGCCTTTATTAAGCAGGTTGAAAAGGATCTAGCCTATCTATACGAGAGAAAGGATAGTTTCCAAGCTGAGGAAACCTTTCTATTTGAAAATTCCAAATCTGAAATTCAAGTTCCTTTTAATGAAATTTATTTTTTTGAAACATCGGATGTTCCACATAGACTTATCCTCTATACAAAGAAAGAGCGTATTGAATTTTATGGACAGCTTTCTGAGATTGTCAAGCAAGACAAGCGCCTCTATCGTTGCCACCGATCTTGTGTGGTCAATCCAGCCAATATCGCTCAAATAGATAAATTGGAAAACATAGCTTATTTCCCCAATGGCGCTAGCTGCTATGTTTCTCGACTTAAGATGAAAGGATTGCGGGCAGCCTTAAAAGCAGAAGGGAAGTAG
- a CDS encoding GHKL domain-containing protein → MHSHAQAQLNPDKYILYISAILASLLSLFLPQLLHYNFKRLREYKLNKKDIKLIVFLNISMIFYYTFVQYFTYIEKYNQSSNLYNRELIVVIYIILFLSSVNILDRNLRERIQQQLSEQRELQLRNMSDYSKHIEELYSELRSFRHDYVNILKSIKLGIDTKDLPAIEKIYNQVLKNSGQSLNQSKYDLGRLSNIHNDALKSVLSAKFLEAQSKHIETGLEVPQEIELRGIELLDFVTIVSILADNAIEAAIETSHPVVSFAFLEQEGKQVFIVENSIKDFSVNSNNIFKKGFSSKGENRGIGLYNVQNIISRYPNVSLRTISHDNKFKQEIEVKLLNVFYSSI, encoded by the coding sequence ATGCATTCTCATGCCCAGGCTCAGTTAAATCCCGATAAATATATTCTATATATTTCAGCAATTTTAGCTAGTTTACTATCTTTATTCCTGCCTCAGTTATTGCACTATAATTTTAAACGATTGAGGGAATATAAATTAAATAAAAAAGATATAAAACTAATTGTTTTTCTAAATATTTCCATGATTTTCTATTATACATTTGTCCAATATTTTACTTATATAGAAAAGTATAATCAATCTTCTAACTTGTATAATCGTGAACTGATAGTAGTTATTTACATTATTCTCTTTCTAAGTTCAGTTAATATTTTAGACCGGAATTTGCGGGAACGAATTCAACAGCAATTAAGTGAGCAAAGAGAATTACAATTGAGGAACATGTCCGACTACAGTAAGCACATTGAGGAGCTTTATAGTGAGTTAAGAAGTTTTCGTCATGATTATGTCAATATTTTAAAGAGTATAAAATTAGGAATTGATACTAAGGATTTACCAGCAATTGAAAAGATCTATAATCAAGTCCTAAAGAACTCTGGTCAATCGCTCAACCAATCTAAGTACGATTTGGGACGTTTGTCTAATATCCATAACGATGCTCTCAAAAGTGTCTTATCCGCAAAATTTCTCGAAGCTCAGAGTAAGCATATAGAGACCGGATTAGAAGTTCCGCAGGAAATTGAGCTTAGAGGAATTGAATTGCTTGATTTCGTTACCATTGTTTCCATACTGGCTGATAACGCTATAGAAGCAGCTATTGAAACTAGTCATCCAGTAGTTTCTTTTGCTTTTCTTGAGCAAGAAGGTAAACAGGTTTTTATCGTAGAAAACTCAATAAAAGATTTCTCAGTGAATTCCAATAATATTTTTAAAAAGGGCTTTAGTAGCAAAGGAGAAAATAGAGGGATTGGCCTTTATAACGTTCAAAATATCATCAGTCGTTATCCCAATGTTTCTCTTCGTACCATTAGTCATGATAACAAATTTAAACAGGAGATAGAAGTAAAACTGTTAAATGTTTTTTATAGCTCTATCTAA
- a CDS encoding ComC/BlpC family leader-containing pheromone/bacteriocin → MNKKESFEQFNALSPEELENISGGGQNWSRVISNWFEAVFGR, encoded by the coding sequence ATGAACAAAAAAGAATCATTTGAGCAATTCAATGCACTATCGCCTGAAGAATTAGAAAATATTTCAGGAGGGGGACAAAATTGGTCAAGAGTTATTTCCAACTGGTTTGAAGCTGTTTTTGGTAGATAA
- a CDS encoding bacteriocin secretion accessory protein codes for MNPNLFKSTEFYKRRYHNFATVLTIPLTLLVIFLVLFSLFATKEVTVTSVGQITPTNIVASIQSTSDHTVKVNNLTENQTVKKGELLISYTETLEASQKQAIETQLERYKHQKEGLETLKTSLKQGNNLFGDNDEFGYGNIYNNFVNQVNDINLGISKANTEVSNQTAIASNAVAAIDNQISKLQAQIKDYNDLYNAISNNSSSLPEGNSYQDMFNSYLNQYKANQDTSITSQYLTQIGSNISSLESSISNLEIQKAGTGSPSVYDGSATTKIEVLRTQFIQNADQQLVTIQTQITDLENQLNQTDDQLQNNQLISPENGVIHLNESYKGKNLLPKGTEIAQLYPQIKENQEVFISYYVTSAYLPNLKKGQTVRLSLEKIGNQPLVIIGKINSIDQTATETKEGSVFKVIAKAKLSKENSKLVRYGLQGRVTSVIAKKSYFNYYKDKILDHNE; via the coding sequence ATGAATCCTAATCTCTTTAAAAGTACTGAGTTTTACAAGAGACGGTACCATAATTTTGCAACGGTTCTGACAATTCCTTTAACCTTATTGGTCATATTCCTAGTTCTATTTTCTTTATTTGCTACAAAAGAGGTGACTGTTACTTCTGTTGGTCAGATTACCCCTACCAATATTGTCGCTTCTATCCAATCAACCAGTGATCACACTGTTAAAGTCAACAATCTCACCGAAAACCAAACTGTAAAAAAGGGAGAACTTCTGATTAGCTACACTGAAACCTTAGAGGCTTCTCAAAAACAAGCTATTGAAACACAGCTCGAACGCTATAAACACCAGAAAGAAGGCTTGGAAACTCTAAAAACTAGCCTGAAGCAAGGAAATAATCTCTTTGGCGATAATGATGAGTTTGGTTATGGTAATATCTATAACAACTTTGTCAACCAAGTCAATGATATCAATCTTGGAATCTCTAAAGCAAATACAGAGGTAAGCAATCAAACCGCTATCGCTAGCAATGCTGTCGCTGCCATTGATAATCAAATATCTAAACTACAAGCCCAAATAAAAGATTATAATGACCTTTACAACGCTATTTCCAACAACTCGTCCAGCTTACCTGAAGGAAACTCTTATCAAGATATGTTTAATTCTTATCTTAATCAGTATAAAGCAAACCAAGATACCAGCATCACCAGCCAATATCTAACACAAATAGGCTCAAACATATCAAGTCTTGAATCCTCTATTTCAAATCTAGAGATACAAAAGGCAGGTACAGGCAGTCCAAGCGTATATGATGGTAGTGCAACAACCAAGATAGAAGTTTTGCGAACTCAGTTTATTCAAAATGCAGATCAACAACTAGTAACTATTCAGACACAAATTACCGATTTAGAAAATCAGCTTAACCAAACAGATGACCAACTTCAAAATAATCAACTAATATCTCCTGAAAATGGTGTTATTCATCTAAATGAATCTTACAAAGGAAAGAACTTATTACCTAAAGGAACCGAAATTGCTCAACTCTATCCACAAATCAAGGAAAATCAAGAAGTCTTTATCAGCTACTATGTAACTTCAGCCTACTTACCTAATCTGAAAAAAGGACAAACTGTCCGCCTTAGTCTGGAAAAAATAGGAAACCAACCTCTAGTTATCATTGGAAAAATCAATAGCATTGACCAAACAGCCACCGAAACCAAGGAAGGTAGCGTATTCAAAGTAATAGCGAAAGCTAAGCTCTCCAAGGAAAATAGCAAACTAGTCCGATATGGACTTCAAGGACGCGTAACAAGTGTCATAGCAAAAAAAAGTTATTTTAACTACTATAAAGACAAAATTCTTGACCATAACGAATAA
- a CDS encoding peptide cleavage/export ABC transporter, with amino-acid sequence MLKYRKSFVPQIDARDCGIAALASIAKYYGSNYSLAHLRELAKTDKEGTTALGIVKAAKEMGFETRAIKADMSLFELSDIPYPFIAHVNKNGKLQHYYVVYKKEKKHLIIGDPDPTVKITRMGLKRFASEWTGVSIFLAPEPSYQIHRDKKIGLMSFIPLILRQKSLIFYIILSSLLVTLMNIVGSYYLQGILDEYIPNQMKTTLGIISIGLIITYALQQFMSFSRDYLLTILSQRLSIDVILSYIRHIFELPMSFFATRRTGEVISRFTDANSIIDALASTILSLFLDLSILIIVGCTLFLQNANLFLMTLLAIPIYIIIIFSFMKFFEKMNNEVMQANSMVSSAIIEDINGIETIKSLTSEEVRYQKIDGEFVDYLDKSFRLNKFSIIQSSLKQGAHLILNVSILWLGAQLVMNNHISIGQLITFNTLLSYFTNPLENIINLQTKLQSARVANNRLNEVYLVESEFAKNQPITNTSALAGDLSFDNVSYKYGFGRDTLSDIQITIKEGSKVSLVGISGSGKTTLAKLIVNFYEPYQGEVRINGHNLKTIDKKILRQYINYLPQQPYIFSGSILENLTLGANETINQSDIIQACEIAEIRSDIEQMPMGYQTELSDGAGLSGGQKQRIALARALLTKSPVLILDEATSGLDVLTEKKVIDNLMAMKEKTIIFVAHRLSISERTDQVIVLDRGKIIEIGPHKDLMEQGGFYQHLFNK; translated from the coding sequence ATGCTCAAATATCGTAAAAGTTTTGTCCCTCAGATAGATGCTAGAGACTGCGGCATTGCTGCCTTAGCTTCTATTGCAAAATATTATGGTTCCAACTACTCCTTAGCACATCTGCGAGAGCTTGCCAAAACTGACAAGGAAGGCACTACAGCTCTGGGAATTGTCAAGGCCGCAAAGGAGATGGGGTTTGAGACACGAGCGATTAAAGCGGATATGTCGCTCTTTGAACTGTCTGATATACCCTATCCATTTATTGCTCATGTCAATAAAAATGGTAAACTTCAACACTACTATGTCGTCTACAAAAAAGAGAAGAAGCACCTTATCATCGGAGATCCAGATCCAACGGTCAAAATAACGAGGATGGGCCTAAAACGTTTTGCATCTGAGTGGACTGGAGTGTCAATCTTTCTAGCTCCTGAACCCAGTTACCAGATTCACCGAGACAAAAAAATTGGATTAATGAGTTTTATACCGCTCATTCTAAGACAAAAGTCTTTGATATTCTATATAATTTTATCCAGCCTTCTTGTAACATTGATGAATATAGTGGGTTCTTACTACCTTCAGGGAATTCTAGATGAGTACATTCCAAATCAGATGAAAACAACTCTAGGCATTATTTCTATAGGCCTAATTATCACCTATGCCTTACAGCAATTCATGTCTTTTTCTAGAGACTACCTATTGACCATCCTTAGCCAACGCTTGAGTATTGATGTAATTTTATCCTATATTCGCCATATTTTCGAGCTCCCTATGTCCTTCTTTGCAACTAGGCGGACTGGCGAGGTTATTTCCCGATTTACGGATGCTAACTCTATCATTGACGCTCTAGCATCCACTATATTATCTCTCTTTTTAGATTTATCTATCTTAATCATTGTCGGTTGCACTTTATTCCTACAAAATGCTAATTTATTTCTAATGACCTTGCTGGCAATTCCTATTTATATCATCATTATTTTTAGTTTTATGAAATTCTTCGAAAAAATGAATAACGAAGTGATGCAAGCGAACTCCATGGTTAGCTCTGCTATTATCGAAGATATTAATGGTATTGAAACGATTAAATCTTTGACTAGCGAAGAGGTCCGTTACCAAAAAATTGATGGAGAGTTTGTAGATTATCTTGATAAGTCCTTTCGGCTCAATAAGTTTTCGATTATACAAAGTTCTTTAAAACAGGGAGCACATCTGATTTTAAATGTATCAATTCTTTGGTTAGGAGCTCAGCTCGTTATGAACAATCATATTTCTATCGGTCAGCTAATTACTTTCAATACCTTGCTTTCCTATTTTACAAATCCGTTAGAAAATATTATCAACCTTCAAACTAAACTCCAATCAGCTAGAGTTGCTAATAATCGACTAAACGAAGTATATCTAGTAGAATCTGAATTTGCAAAAAACCAGCCCATTACAAATACAAGTGCTTTAGCTGGTGACCTTAGTTTTGATAATGTATCCTACAAGTATGGTTTTGGACGAGATACTTTATCTGATATCCAGATAACTATCAAAGAAGGGAGCAAGGTTAGCTTAGTCGGCATTAGCGGTTCAGGCAAGACAACTCTCGCTAAACTAATCGTCAACTTTTACGAACCCTATCAAGGTGAAGTTCGTATCAACGGCCATAACCTTAAGACTATTGATAAAAAAATCCTGCGCCAGTATATCAATTACCTTCCTCAACAACCCTATATCTTTAGTGGTTCTATTCTAGAAAATCTAACCCTCGGAGCCAATGAAACTATCAATCAGTCTGACATTATTCAGGCTTGTGAGATTGCAGAAATTCGCTCCGATATAGAACAAATGCCTATGGGCTATCAGACAGAGTTATCAGATGGAGCTGGATTATCTGGCGGTCAAAAACAACGAATTGCTCTGGCACGCGCACTTTTAACTAAATCTCCTGTTCTTATCCTTGATGAAGCAACTAGCGGACTTGATGTCCTAACTGAGAAGAAAGTTATTGACAATCTAATGGCCATGAAAGAAAAAACTATCATCTTTGTAGCTCACCGGCTTAGTATTTCTGAGCGAACCGATCAAGTGATTGTCCTTGACCGCGGCAAAATCATTGAAATCGGCCCTCATAAAGACTTAATGGAACAGGGCGGATTCTATCAACATTTATTTAATAAATAA
- a CDS encoding ComC/BlpC family leader-containing pheromone/bacteriocin translates to MDTKVMSQFDVLDENTLATVEGGIGANEFIGAVGVCTVGGAVLGSVFPVVGTGAGAILGAQFCTGAWALIRH, encoded by the coding sequence ATGGATACAAAAGTAATGTCACAGTTTGATGTGCTGGATGAAAATACGCTTGCTACTGTTGAAGGTGGTATAGGTGCTAACGAATTTATTGGTGCAGTTGGTGTATGTACTGTTGGTGGTGCAGTTTTAGGAAGTGTTTTCCCAGTTGTAGGTACCGGTGCAGGTGCTATTTTGGGAGCACAATTTTGTACAGGAGCTTGGGCGCTTATTAGGCATTAA
- a CDS encoding bacteriocin, whose product MKVYKEIHELSMNELSKVSGGGKREGDLFLSGVSGAAEGVLLCSQSGAFVMPATYLLCAAGGAAIGMMFPH is encoded by the coding sequence ATGAAAGTTTATAAGGAAATTCATGAACTATCAATGAATGAATTAAGCAAAGTAAGTGGTGGTGGAAAACGAGAGGGGGATTTATTCCTATCTGGTGTCAGTGGTGCAGCAGAAGGTGTATTACTTTGTTCTCAGAGCGGAGCGTTTGTCATGCCTGCTACATACCTACTGTGTGCTGCCGGAGGGGCTGCAATAGGGATGATGTTTCCTCATTAA
- a CDS encoding LPXTG cell wall anchor domain-containing protein: protein MKNKMVISILLCPLLLGLGAVSVSADTGSIDVQGGQEEAEVSRSTDIALFTVSDAVPESNGRAEASQPTEQNSDRSEHTEATQAEVTQDSYLENVADFQKVSIDQVYQSFTEDGQEHTIYVGRPTCYYCRQFSPVLKEFNRLIDNHLEYYDIDGKDLDGKAKKFLFETVGIPGTPTVLYLKNGKLISGWAGGGATAQQLYEHLYTSTTDKQEKAREQSNVTSGENDPTAVYQATTSTSDESQIRFSKSDLQDKREVKSGQCPILIDSDFKNQKREDVAKQSMLRTLPQTGEKTTEFFALLGFISLAATLMAFSQKDKKA, encoded by the coding sequence ATGAAAAATAAAATGGTTATTTCGATATTGCTTTGTCCGCTTTTGCTTGGCCTAGGTGCTGTATCGGTTTCAGCTGATACGGGTAGTATAGATGTGCAAGGTGGTCAAGAAGAAGCAGAAGTCAGTAGAAGTACCGATATAGCTTTGTTTACTGTATCAGATGCTGTGCCTGAATCTAATGGGAGGGCAGAAGCAAGCCAGCCTACAGAGCAGAATTCGGATCGCTCCGAACATACTGAGGCTACTCAGGCAGAAGTGACTCAAGACAGTTATTTAGAAAATGTAGCTGATTTTCAAAAAGTTTCGATTGATCAAGTGTACCAATCTTTTACAGAAGATGGTCAGGAGCATACAATCTATGTTGGTCGTCCAACTTGCTATTATTGTCGGCAGTTTTCTCCCGTGCTGAAAGAGTTTAATCGATTAATTGATAATCATCTTGAATATTATGATATTGATGGAAAAGACCTTGATGGCAAGGCAAAGAAATTTCTATTTGAAACCGTTGGAATCCCAGGAACTCCTACAGTCCTGTATCTAAAAAATGGAAAACTTATTTCTGGTTGGGCCGGAGGAGGAGCAACAGCTCAACAATTATATGAACACTTGTACACCAGTACAACAGATAAACAAGAGAAAGCAAGGGAACAATCGAACGTAACAAGTGGTGAAAATGATCCTACTGCTGTTTATCAAGCGACTACGTCAACTTCCGATGAAAGTCAAATAAGATTTTCTAAGTCAGATCTGCAGGACAAGAGAGAAGTTAAGAGTGGCCAATGTCCTATTTTAATTGATAGTGATTTTAAAAATCAAAAGAGGGAGGATGTGGCGAAACAATCAATGTTAAGGACATTGCCGCAGACAGGTGAAAAGACAACTGAATTCTTCGCACTTCTAGGCTTTATTTCACTAGCAGCAACTCTTATGGCTTTTTCTCAAAAAGATAAAAAGGCTTAA